A stretch of Bradyrhizobium sp. AZCC 2262 DNA encodes these proteins:
- a CDS encoding acyltransferase has product MRGTVRKITLPRRLVADLMHASTRIPFVSLTRPLNLRGLSEARAQAAQRPGWAAIFVKAFALVAKEEPVLRTLYVKWPMPAFYELPRSVAMVAIARIEDGQDCVLPQKVTAPDEMPLAEVDALIRHAKEAPINEVPAFRKILRTTRLPLPLRRLFWAIGLNFGRQRANYFGSFGVTSVAAYGAGQLHAISPGPFVLSYGVEKPDQTIDVVLRWDHRVTDAAPMAKALNRLEQVLNGEIAAELRSNRQQSEPKPVRAVAT; this is encoded by the coding sequence ATGCGCGGAACGGTTCGAAAAATCACACTACCGCGCCGCCTGGTCGCCGACCTCATGCATGCGTCGACGCGCATACCCTTTGTCTCGCTCACACGCCCCCTCAATCTCCGCGGCCTCTCGGAGGCCCGCGCGCAGGCCGCCCAGCGGCCTGGCTGGGCCGCGATCTTCGTCAAGGCATTCGCGCTGGTGGCGAAGGAAGAGCCGGTGCTGCGCACCCTCTACGTCAAATGGCCGATGCCTGCGTTTTACGAGCTGCCGCGCAGCGTCGCGATGGTGGCAATCGCCCGGATCGAGGACGGCCAGGATTGCGTGCTGCCGCAAAAGGTCACCGCGCCCGATGAAATGCCGCTGGCCGAGGTCGATGCCCTGATCCGGCACGCCAAGGAGGCGCCAATCAACGAGGTGCCGGCGTTCCGCAAGATCCTGCGAACCACCCGGCTGCCCTTGCCGCTGCGCCGCCTGTTCTGGGCGATCGGGCTGAATTTCGGCCGCCAGCGGGCGAATTATTTCGGCAGTTTTGGCGTGACCTCTGTGGCCGCCTATGGCGCCGGCCAGCTCCACGCCATCAGCCCCGGGCCCTTTGTCCTGAGCTATGGGGTGGAAAAGCCCGACCAGACCATCGACGTCGTGCTGCGCTGGGATCACCGCGTTACCGACGCCGCCCCGATGGCCAAGGCCCTGAATCGGCTGGAACAGGTGCTGAACGGTGAAATTGCCGCCGAATTGCGCTCCAATCGGCAGCAAAGCGAGCCCAAACCGGTCCGGGCGGTCGCGACCTGA
- a CDS encoding cupin domain-containing protein, which yields MIKKLLLGLAVVAVAGASVAIAQQTGIKRTPLQKLDFPAGYNTITAIAEVPAGGAAGRHTHPGAETGYVLEGELELLIDGKPPMKIKAGESYQIPEGAVHDAKAGDKPFKVLGVYVVKAGEPLAKPAP from the coding sequence ATGATCAAAAAGCTTCTGCTCGGACTGGCCGTCGTGGCTGTCGCCGGTGCCAGTGTCGCCATCGCGCAGCAAACCGGCATCAAGCGCACGCCGCTGCAAAAGCTCGATTTCCCGGCCGGCTACAACACCATCACCGCGATTGCGGAAGTTCCCGCCGGCGGGGCCGCGGGCCGCCATACCCATCCGGGCGCCGAAACCGGCTACGTGCTCGAGGGTGAGCTTGAACTTTTGATCGACGGCAAGCCGCCGATGAAAATCAAGGCAGGCGAATCCTACCAAATCCCCGAAGGCGCAGTTCACGATGCAAAAGCCGGCGACAAGCCCTTCAAAGTGCTCGGGGTTTACGTCGTAAAGGCCGGTGAGCCGCTGGCCAAGCCGGCGCCGTAA
- a CDS encoding HpcH/HpaI aldolase family protein produces the protein MTSAKPAPLNRLRQLWREGRPTFGAIATIPSIQTVQIMARSGIDWIIVDLEHGPIDLGSAHAMITATAGTPCVPMVRIAANEPWLAKAPMDLGALGINFPMICSREDAEKAVRSVRYPPKGDRLWGPFHAPFRWGVSMADYMATADDDMICMITIEHVEAVERIDEIMATPGIDLAVIGPGDLATSINKRGLPDDPEVVALMKRAEEGILKSGVPIGGVARTAEQANQMIARGYVALALGFDWSLFQRGIAASLDGIKR, from the coding sequence TTGACCTCCGCAAAGCCTGCGCCGCTCAACCGCCTGCGCCAGCTCTGGCGGGAGGGACGCCCGACCTTCGGCGCAATCGCGACCATCCCCTCGATCCAGACCGTGCAGATCATGGCGCGTTCGGGGATCGACTGGATCATCGTCGATCTCGAACATGGACCGATCGACCTCGGCTCGGCGCACGCGATGATCACGGCCACCGCTGGCACGCCCTGCGTGCCGATGGTGCGGATTGCCGCCAACGAACCGTGGCTTGCGAAAGCGCCGATGGACCTCGGCGCGCTCGGCATCAATTTTCCAATGATCTGCAGCCGCGAAGACGCCGAGAAGGCCGTGCGCAGCGTACGCTACCCGCCAAAGGGCGACCGGCTATGGGGCCCGTTCCACGCGCCGTTCCGCTGGGGCGTATCGATGGCAGACTACATGGCGACCGCCGACGACGACATGATCTGCATGATCACCATCGAGCATGTCGAGGCGGTCGAGCGCATCGACGAGATCATGGCAACGCCCGGCATCGACCTCGCGGTGATCGGCCCGGGCGATCTCGCCACATCGATCAACAAGCGCGGCCTGCCCGATGATCCGGAAGTCGTGGCGCTGATGAAGCGCGCAGAAGAAGGGATCCTCAAGAGCGGCGTGCCGATCGGCGGCGTCGCCCGCACGGCCGAACAGGCCAACCAGATGATCGCGCGCGGCTATGTCGCGCTGGCGCTCGGCTTCGATTGGTCGCTGTTCCAGCGCGGCATCGCCGCGAGCCTTGACGGGATCAAGCGATAG
- the bla gene encoding class A beta-lactamase: MMIDRRTFLAAASSLVLSPAFAEEGPPVLAAYERETGGRIGLYAENLASGTKIAWRAEERFVMCSTFKASLAAFVLARVDRGEDRLEDMVTYGAQDLLDYAPVAKQNLAAGAMSVSDMCKAIVELSDNTCANLLLARSGGPAALTAFWRSTGDTVSRLDHNEPELNRSPPGDPHDTTTPAAMAGNLRRFVLGEVLSTNSRQYLTEWLVGCKTGNNRLRGGLPKEWKIGDKTGNNGKDASGDIAIAWPTAGGPVLVCVYTQGGSPTAQQIESVFAEIGRMAGQQLG; encoded by the coding sequence ATGATGATCGATCGACGTACATTCCTGGCCGCGGCATCCAGCCTTGTGCTCTCGCCGGCGTTCGCGGAGGAGGGGCCGCCGGTGCTGGCGGCGTATGAGCGCGAAACCGGTGGACGGATCGGCCTTTACGCGGAAAATCTCGCAAGCGGCACGAAGATCGCCTGGCGCGCCGAGGAACGCTTCGTCATGTGCAGCACGTTCAAGGCCTCGCTCGCCGCCTTCGTGCTGGCGCGGGTCGACCGTGGCGAGGATCGTCTTGAGGACATGGTCACCTATGGCGCGCAGGATCTTCTCGACTATGCGCCGGTCGCCAAACAGAACCTTGCCGCAGGCGCCATGTCGGTCTCGGATATGTGCAAGGCCATCGTCGAACTCAGCGACAATACCTGCGCCAATCTGCTGCTGGCGCGGTCCGGCGGCCCGGCCGCGCTGACCGCGTTCTGGCGCTCCACGGGCGATACGGTCTCGCGGCTTGACCACAACGAGCCTGAGCTTAATCGCTCGCCGCCCGGCGATCCCCACGACACCACCACGCCCGCCGCGATGGCGGGAAATCTACGTCGGTTCGTGCTGGGCGAGGTGCTGTCGACCAACTCGCGTCAATATCTCACGGAGTGGCTTGTGGGCTGCAAGACCGGGAATAACCGCCTGCGCGGCGGCCTGCCCAAGGAATGGAAGATCGGCGACAAGACCGGCAACAACGGCAAGGACGCCTCCGGCGACATCGCGATCGCCTGGCCAACCGCGGGCGGGCCGGTACTGGTTTGCGTCTACACGCAGGGCGGCTCGCCCACCGCTCAGCAAATCGAATCCGTCTTTGCGGAAATCGGACGGATGGCAGGCCAGCAACTGGGCTAG
- a CDS encoding serine hydrolase domain-containing protein, which produces MSIMIAALADTASAQNSAGSAAIDTSLRGAVERKDVPGVVALITDRDKVLYRSAFGVADVSTGRPLTPDALFRIASMTKAITSVALMQLIEQGRLGLDDPAEKYLPELVGLKVIESFDKATGAYQVRPASRPPTVKHFLTHTSGLAYPFTSEIWRDLKPRAGETYPFGGPLLFDPGERWHYSTSTDVVGKLVEVVSGQKLEEYFRQHIFAPLKMDDTSYNVPEAKGPRLVAQQQRAGERMDGAIELQKPQLGLTIAAPIGGGGLASTADDYGRFVRMLLNGGQLDGVRVLRAETVALMGQNHIGAVSVPALKSALPRSADFTFIADGRDKWGLGFLITADQVQGKRSPGSLSWGGINNTFFWIDPARGIAGVIMMQYLPFADAKALAVYDAFERGAYQLVNAER; this is translated from the coding sequence ATGAGCATTATGATTGCTGCGCTGGCCGACACCGCGAGCGCACAAAATTCAGCAGGTAGTGCAGCCATCGACACCAGCCTGCGCGGCGCGGTCGAGCGCAAGGACGTACCGGGCGTGGTCGCGCTGATCACCGATCGCGACAAGGTGCTCTATCGGAGCGCATTCGGCGTCGCCGATGTCTCGACCGGACGCCCGCTGACGCCTGACGCGCTGTTTCGTATCGCCTCGATGACCAAGGCGATCACGTCGGTGGCGTTGATGCAATTGATCGAGCAGGGCCGCCTCGGTCTCGACGACCCGGCCGAAAAATACCTGCCGGAGCTCGTGGGACTGAAAGTCATTGAATCCTTCGACAAGGCGACCGGCGCCTACCAGGTTCGCCCGGCATCGCGACCGCCAACCGTCAAGCACTTCCTGACGCACACGTCCGGATTGGCCTATCCGTTCACCAGCGAGATCTGGCGCGATCTCAAGCCGCGCGCCGGCGAAACATATCCGTTCGGCGGACCGCTGCTGTTCGATCCGGGCGAGCGCTGGCACTACAGCACCTCTACCGATGTCGTCGGCAAGCTGGTCGAGGTGGTGTCCGGCCAGAAGCTCGAGGAATATTTCCGCCAGCATATCTTTGCCCCGCTCAAGATGGACGACACGTCCTACAATGTGCCGGAGGCCAAGGGACCGCGCCTCGTCGCCCAACAGCAGCGCGCTGGCGAGCGCATGGACGGCGCCATAGAACTGCAAAAGCCGCAGCTCGGCCTGACCATCGCGGCGCCGATCGGCGGCGGCGGCCTTGCCTCGACCGCTGACGATTACGGGCGCTTCGTGCGCATGCTGCTCAACGGCGGCCAGCTTGACGGGGTGCGTGTGCTCAGGGCCGAGACGGTAGCGCTGATGGGCCAGAACCACATCGGCGCGGTCTCGGTCCCCGCCCTCAAGAGCGCGCTGCCGCGGAGCGCCGACTTCACGTTTATCGCGGACGGACGTGACAAATGGGGGCTCGGCTTTCTCATCACGGCCGATCAGGTGCAAGGCAAGCGTTCGCCCGGCAGCCTGAGCTGGGGCGGCATCAACAACACGTTCTTCTGGATCGATCCGGCGCGCGGCATCGCCGGCGTGATCATGATGCAGTATTTGCCATTCGCGGACGCCAAGGCGCTGGCCGTCTACGACGCGTTCGAGCGCGGCGCTTATCAACTCGTCAACGCCGAGCGGTAG
- the murI gene encoding glutamate racemase — MSAPPTILVFDSGLGGLTVLREIVRARPDAHYVYVADDAFFPYGHHSEEEIIARVVPLVGELIARHAPAMVVIACNTASTLVMSHLRSAYSVPFVGTVPAIKPACASSKTKRVSVLGTKGTVKREYTRRLIDDFAQGCDVTLVGSAELASLAESALSGNDVRDEDIAAELAPCFVGNGEDRTDTVVLACTHYPLLLDRLTRLAPWPVDWIDPAPAIARRVSDLLGSPGRESYQAGAEMIFTSQRPHTLSRAVMPFFGGRVPA, encoded by the coding sequence GTGTCAGCACCGCCCACCATCCTCGTCTTCGATTCCGGCCTTGGCGGCCTCACGGTCCTGCGCGAGATCGTCCGCGCCCGGCCCGACGCGCACTACGTCTATGTCGCGGACGACGCGTTCTTTCCCTACGGCCACCACAGCGAGGAAGAGATCATCGCCCGCGTGGTGCCGCTGGTCGGCGAGTTGATCGCCCGCCACGCCCCCGCAATGGTGGTGATTGCCTGCAACACCGCTTCCACGCTTGTGATGTCGCATCTGCGCAGCGCCTATAGCGTGCCGTTCGTCGGCACCGTGCCTGCGATCAAGCCGGCCTGCGCCAGTTCGAAGACCAAGCGCGTGTCGGTGCTCGGCACCAAGGGCACCGTGAAGCGCGAATACACCAGGCGCCTGATCGATGATTTCGCGCAAGGCTGCGACGTGACGCTGGTGGGATCGGCGGAACTCGCCTCGCTCGCCGAATCCGCCCTCAGCGGCAACGACGTGCGCGACGAGGATATCGCAGCCGAGCTTGCCCCCTGCTTTGTCGGAAATGGCGAGGATCGCACCGACACCGTCGTGCTGGCCTGCACCCATTATCCGCTGCTGCTCGACCGCCTGACAAGGCTTGCGCCATGGCCGGTCGACTGGATCGATCCGGCACCCGCCATCGCGCGGCGCGTGTCTGACCTGCTCGGGTCTCCGGGCCGGGAAAGCTATCAGGCCGGGGCCGAGATGATATTCACCTCCCAGCGGCCGCACACGCTGAGCCGGGCGGTGATGCCGTTTTTCGGCGGGCGTGTCCCGGCGTAA
- a CDS encoding cupredoxin domain-containing protein, with translation MSFSRTLPKLSMFAAVALVSIAVTGAASAQSATEIQLSYKDKKFDPAEISAPANTPIVIKLKNLDGKAMEFESKTLKVEKVVAGSSDATINVRAQKPGRYEFFDEYNEKVARGALVVK, from the coding sequence ATGTCTTTCTCGCGTACGCTCCCGAAGCTCTCCATGTTCGCCGCCGTTGCGCTTGTTTCGATTGCCGTCACGGGCGCCGCCAGCGCGCAGAGCGCGACCGAGATTCAGCTCAGCTACAAGGACAAGAAATTCGACCCGGCCGAAATCAGCGCGCCCGCCAACACGCCGATCGTGATCAAGCTGAAGAACCTCGATGGCAAGGCCATGGAATTCGAGAGCAAGACCCTGAAGGTCGAGAAAGTGGTCGCCGGCTCCAGCGACGCCACCATCAATGTCCGCGCCCAGAAGCCGGGCCGCTACGAGTTCTTCGACGAATATAACGAGAAGGTCGCCCGCGGCGCGCTCGTCGTAAAGTAA
- a CDS encoding FTR1 family iron permease, with translation MIAALIIVFREVFEAGLIVGIVLAVTRTVPRRNQWIAGGVLAGVLGACVVAVFAGALSNLFAGMGQELFNAFILIVAVVMLTWHNVWMARHGSELAGELRAAGQAVVEGSKSLFALAVVVGVAVLREGSEVVLFLYGVLAGGDSGGGVALGGFLGLLLGAAVCMLTYLGLVSIPTRKLFATTTALIALLAAGMAAQAAAFLEKANWLTAMDNVVWDSSWLLSDSSLLGKALHTLIGYTDQPTAMQLAVYLAILAVTFVLMRLYGGPTNTVRSAPAE, from the coding sequence GTGATCGCAGCACTGATCATCGTATTCCGTGAAGTCTTCGAGGCCGGCCTGATCGTCGGCATCGTGCTTGCGGTCACGCGCACGGTGCCGCGCCGCAACCAGTGGATCGCCGGCGGTGTCCTTGCGGGCGTGCTGGGCGCCTGCGTGGTCGCAGTCTTTGCCGGCGCGTTGTCGAACCTGTTTGCCGGGATGGGGCAGGAGCTCTTCAACGCCTTTATCCTGATCGTCGCCGTGGTCATGCTGACCTGGCACAATGTCTGGATGGCGCGCCATGGTAGCGAGCTCGCCGGCGAATTGCGCGCGGCCGGGCAGGCGGTGGTCGAGGGGTCGAAATCGCTGTTCGCATTGGCGGTGGTGGTCGGCGTCGCCGTGCTACGCGAGGGCAGCGAGGTCGTGCTGTTCCTCTACGGTGTGCTCGCCGGCGGCGATTCGGGCGGGGGCGTGGCGCTCGGCGGTTTCCTGGGCCTGTTGCTTGGTGCCGCCGTTTGCATGCTGACCTATCTTGGCCTTGTCAGTATTCCCACCCGGAAGCTGTTTGCGACCACGACCGCGTTGATCGCGTTGCTTGCTGCCGGCATGGCTGCACAAGCCGCCGCATTCCTCGAAAAGGCGAATTGGCTGACCGCCATGGACAACGTCGTCTGGGACTCGAGCTGGCTGCTCTCGGATTCCAGCCTTCTCGGCAAGGCGCTGCACACCCTGATCGGCTACACCGACCAGCCGACCGCGATGCAACTCGCGGTCTATCTGGCGATCCTGGCCGTGACCTTCGTGCTGATGCGGCTTTACGGGGGGCCGACGAATACTGTCAGATCAGCGCCGGCGGAATAA
- a CDS encoding response regulator transcription factor — MTASQTKGISILLVDDHPVVRQGYRRVLEHQSDFRVVAEADNAVNAYRAFKTHTPDIVVMDISMPGASGLEAIRNIRMRHSGSRILVFSMHSEAALVKAAFTAGASGYVTKSSEPAALIKAIRAVARGEHAMSDDIAHVLAMESLSPSGSVLDQLGEREIEILRQLAAGATAEQIASNLNLSIKTVQNYHYLIKTKTGMRTDAQLVRLAVECGLASL, encoded by the coding sequence ATGACAGCTTCCCAGACCAAGGGCATTTCGATCCTGCTGGTCGACGACCATCCCGTGGTCCGGCAGGGTTATCGGCGCGTACTGGAGCACCAAAGCGACTTCCGCGTGGTCGCCGAGGCCGACAATGCCGTCAACGCATACCGCGCGTTCAAGACGCATACCCCCGACATCGTGGTCATGGACATATCGATGCCCGGAGCCAGCGGCCTCGAAGCTATCAGGAACATCCGGATGAGGCACTCCGGCTCGCGCATTCTGGTCTTCAGCATGCACAGCGAGGCCGCGCTGGTGAAGGCCGCTTTCACCGCCGGGGCGAGCGGCTATGTCACCAAGAGCAGCGAACCGGCCGCGCTGATCAAGGCGATCCGTGCCGTGGCGCGCGGCGAACACGCGATGAGCGACGACATCGCGCACGTTCTGGCGATGGAAAGCCTGTCCCCGTCGGGATCGGTGCTCGACCAGTTGGGGGAAAGGGAGATCGAGATCCTCAGGCAATTGGCTGCCGGCGCGACCGCCGAGCAGATCGCCTCCAACCTCAATCTGAGCATCAAGACCGTGCAGAACTATCACTATCTGATCAAGACCAAGACCGGCATGCGAACGGACGCACAGCTGGTCCGCCTGGCCGTCGAGTGCGGGCTGGCCAGCCTTTAG
- a CDS encoding sensor histidine kinase, whose translation MRLVLQLVARLLVVVALCLGAATIWATIDAYRSVDRATAASAERVSQALEALYWRELLLRSSRTREHLMPVSDWRTIETMKLISPGICVRFEPVGAFEKPLCGQSEGIGKSPPVWFAAAVQTLFGAHAAVARSISTRNVTAGTVSASADPDAAISLAWQHIADNIHVALLMALAIAFFASLAIAHTLAPAQQIVAALQRMAHGQYRTSLPRFRSMELAMIGQAVGDLGERLAQATEERAVLTRRLLEIRNDERRALARELHDEFGQNLSAILAFASMIEATCGREQAKTDVGGDVAQDARMISQATHRIMACLRGTLNRLRHPPAEELGLEACLVSLVDSWRSQNAAQPMIQLDMQGDFADVRGTVAATAYRVAQECLTNSLRHSAAREIVLRIERRTGTENALLIRVEDDGGGDAAKVEQSAGFGLTGIRERVAALGGSLSIARARRGVSVAATIPLAA comes from the coding sequence ATGCGCCTCGTGCTTCAACTCGTCGCCCGCCTGCTCGTCGTCGTCGCCTTGTGTCTGGGCGCGGCGACCATCTGGGCAACCATCGACGCCTATCGCAGCGTCGATCGAGCCACAGCCGCATCGGCAGAACGTGTCTCCCAGGCGCTGGAAGCGCTCTACTGGCGCGAGCTGCTGTTGCGCAGCAGCAGAACGCGCGAACACCTCATGCCGGTGTCCGATTGGCGCACCATCGAGACGATGAAGCTCATTTCGCCGGGAATTTGCGTCCGGTTCGAGCCGGTGGGCGCGTTCGAGAAGCCGCTCTGCGGCCAGAGCGAAGGGATCGGCAAGTCGCCGCCGGTCTGGTTCGCCGCGGCCGTGCAGACCTTGTTTGGCGCCCACGCGGCGGTGGCCCGGTCGATCAGCACGCGTAACGTCACCGCAGGTACCGTCTCGGCCAGCGCCGATCCGGACGCCGCGATATCGCTGGCCTGGCAGCACATCGCAGATAACATCCATGTCGCGCTGCTGATGGCGCTCGCCATCGCCTTCTTCGCATCGCTTGCGATCGCGCATACGCTGGCGCCGGCGCAGCAGATCGTCGCCGCACTGCAACGCATGGCGCACGGACAATACCGGACATCGCTGCCGCGTTTCCGGTCGATGGAACTTGCCATGATCGGGCAAGCCGTCGGCGATCTCGGAGAGCGCCTCGCGCAGGCCACGGAAGAACGCGCCGTCCTGACCCGGCGTCTGCTTGAAATCCGCAACGATGAGCGGCGTGCGCTCGCCCGCGAATTGCACGATGAGTTCGGACAGAACCTTTCCGCCATTCTCGCCTTCGCCAGCATGATCGAAGCGACCTGCGGGCGGGAACAGGCCAAGACCGATGTCGGGGGCGATGTCGCGCAGGATGCACGGATGATCTCGCAAGCGACCCACCGCATCATGGCCTGTCTGCGGGGTACCCTGAACCGCTTGCGCCACCCGCCGGCCGAGGAACTCGGGCTGGAAGCCTGCCTCGTCAGCCTGGTCGACAGCTGGCGATCCCAGAATGCGGCGCAGCCGATGATCCAGCTCGATATGCAGGGCGACTTCGCCGATGTGCGCGGCACCGTTGCTGCGACAGCGTACCGCGTCGCCCAGGAATGCCTGACCAACTCGTTGCGCCACAGCGCCGCGCGCGAGATCGTGCTGCGGATCGAGCGGCGGACCGGGACGGAAAATGCGCTGCTGATCCGCGTCGAGGACGACGGCGGCGGGGATGCGGCCAAGGTGGAACAGTCCGCCGGCTTCGGCCTGACCGGGATCCGTGAGAGAGTAGCCGCGCTCGGCGGCTCGCTTTCCATCGCGCGCGCGAGGCGTGGCGTTAGCGTGGCCGCCACGATTCCGCTCGCCGCGTGA
- a CDS encoding MotA/TolQ/ExbB proton channel family protein yields the protein MSAIGAETVLPGTATPERGVLLLWMIFTGLSIFAVFLLWRYGLIHLMVASDRTYISSLIAVLYLITCGHCFWRTRAIAREGEVARGCRAVLSAPNGAKALDADARGLPGGLVTDHIRSLVTKAKAQATGRIDQTLLLRTLADRLRGSNGFGAFVSDTLMKLGLLGTIVGFIIMLAPIATLDAADKAAMKTSMGLMSDGMAVAMYTTLAGLIGSILVRIQYYMLDAATQRVFSDAVMLTETHVTPVLESGSGTPP from the coding sequence ATGAGCGCCATTGGTGCCGAGACCGTATTACCCGGCACGGCCACTCCGGAACGAGGCGTCCTGTTGCTCTGGATGATCTTTACCGGGCTGTCGATCTTTGCCGTCTTCCTGCTGTGGCGGTACGGGCTGATCCATCTCATGGTCGCCTCCGACCGCACCTATATTTCGAGCCTGATCGCCGTTCTCTACCTCATCACCTGCGGCCACTGCTTCTGGCGGACGCGTGCGATTGCGCGGGAAGGCGAGGTCGCAAGAGGCTGTCGCGCCGTGCTGTCGGCTCCGAATGGCGCAAAGGCGCTCGACGCCGATGCGCGCGGCCTGCCGGGCGGGCTGGTCACCGATCACATCCGCAGCCTGGTGACGAAGGCGAAGGCGCAAGCCACCGGTCGGATCGACCAGACGCTGTTGTTGCGGACGCTGGCCGACCGGCTGCGCGGTTCCAACGGGTTTGGCGCATTCGTTTCTGACACGCTGATGAAACTCGGGCTGCTCGGCACGATCGTCGGCTTCATCATCATGCTGGCGCCGATCGCAACCCTCGATGCGGCCGACAAGGCCGCCATGAAAACATCGATGGGCCTGATGAGCGACGGCATGGCGGTGGCCATGTACACGACGCTGGCGGGCCTGATCGGCTCCATCCTCGTCCGCATTCAATATTACATGCTCGATGCCGCGACCCAGCGGGTGTTTTCCGATGCCGTCATGCTGACCGAGACCCACGTCACCCCGGTATTGGAAAGCGGTTCTGGAACGCCACCATGA
- a CDS encoding TetR/AcrR family transcriptional regulator has product MSNLSPTSDDILACARSLIVAGGYNGFSYADIADVVGIRKASIHHHFPSKVDLVRTLVARYREEAEAGIANLELQVSDPLEQLRFYAAYWEACIADASAPFCVCALLASQLPVLPEEVGLEVRAHFRSLSAWLTSVLERGARHGQLQLMSTPRAEAEAFMATVHGAMLSARAYGDPKIFGVVTGPLLERFAPRASLPIRS; this is encoded by the coding sequence ATGAGTAACTTATCTCCCACCTCTGACGACATTTTGGCTTGTGCGCGTTCTCTGATCGTCGCTGGCGGCTACAACGGTTTCAGTTATGCCGACATCGCTGATGTGGTCGGCATTCGTAAGGCGAGCATCCATCACCATTTCCCAAGCAAGGTCGATCTGGTCCGAACGCTGGTTGCGCGATATCGGGAAGAAGCTGAAGCGGGGATAGCGAATCTCGAACTTCAGGTATCTGATCCGCTCGAACAGCTTCGGTTCTACGCTGCGTATTGGGAAGCCTGCATCGCGGACGCCAGCGCTCCGTTTTGTGTCTGCGCGCTGTTGGCAAGCCAACTCCCCGTCCTGCCCGAGGAAGTTGGCCTGGAGGTCCGGGCGCATTTCCGCTCCCTGTCAGCGTGGCTGACATCCGTGCTGGAGCGCGGCGCGCGGCACGGCCAACTTCAACTGATGAGTACCCCTCGTGCCGAGGCTGAAGCGTTCATGGCGACGGTTCACGGCGCGATGCTTTCGGCGCGGGCCTATGGCGATCCGAAGATATTCGGGGTCGTGACAGGCCCGCTCCTGGAGCGATTCGCTCCGCGCGCTTCTCTCCCGATACGGTCCTAG
- a CDS encoding DUF308 domain-containing protein, translated as MTVHSGDLSRASQEQWLKLYYFARTAFSAVWVAAAFTVGQHSWVIAAVLLVAYPAWDALANFVDASRSGGLGQNRTQTINVVVSVVTTFAVVLALEMSMNWVLGVFGVWAILSGLLQLGSAVRRWKSYGAQWAMILSGGQSALAGTFFIVQARMPMPPSITNVAGYAAVGAFYFLVSTVWLSVSQLRRKTA; from the coding sequence ATGACGGTTCACAGTGGCGATCTTTCTCGTGCCAGCCAGGAGCAATGGCTCAAGCTTTATTACTTCGCTCGGACAGCCTTCTCGGCTGTCTGGGTGGCGGCCGCCTTTACGGTGGGACAGCATTCCTGGGTGATCGCGGCGGTTTTACTCGTGGCTTATCCTGCATGGGATGCCCTCGCCAATTTTGTCGACGCATCGCGCAGCGGAGGATTGGGACAGAATCGCACGCAGACTATCAACGTCGTGGTGAGTGTGGTGACAACGTTCGCGGTGGTTCTCGCGCTGGAGATGAGCATGAATTGGGTGCTCGGGGTGTTCGGCGTATGGGCGATCCTGTCTGGCCTGCTTCAACTCGGCAGCGCAGTCCGCCGTTGGAAGAGCTATGGTGCGCAGTGGGCGATGATCCTGAGCGGAGGGCAATCCGCGCTGGCAGGCACGTTTTTCATCGTGCAGGCGCGGATGCCGATGCCGCCATCCATCACCAACGTGGCCGGCTATGCCGCAGTAGGCGCCTTCTACTTCCTGGTTTCGACGGTGTGGCTGAGCGTGAGTCAATTGCGGCGGAAGACTGCATAG